From Solidesulfovibrio carbinoliphilus subsp. oakridgensis, the proteins below share one genomic window:
- the pstA gene encoding phosphate ABC transporter permease PstA, with the protein MNATAVARQSLARRHRTQKIMWGVFGLSSLVNMAALLLICGFLLIKGLPAISWSFLTEMPRDSMTAGGILPCILGTIYLSLGTMAVAFPLGVASAVYLNEYATPGRTLRLIRLGINNLAGVPSVVFGLFGLAFFVTFFGLGVSLLSGILTLSILVLPVIIGTAEEALKAVPQTYREASLGLGATKWQTIRLVVLPAAMPGMLTGAILGLSRVAGETAAIMFTAAVFFTPYLPTNLTDSVMALPYHIYVLATAGTDIDKTRPLQYGTALVLIVLVLGMNLGAILYRAKLQKKR; encoded by the coding sequence ATGAACGCCACCGCCGTCGCCCGCCAAAGCCTGGCCCGCCGCCACCGCACCCAGAAGATCATGTGGGGCGTCTTCGGCCTGTCGTCGCTCGTCAACATGGCAGCCCTGCTCCTTATCTGCGGCTTTCTGCTCATAAAAGGCCTGCCCGCCATCTCCTGGAGCTTTCTGACCGAGATGCCGCGCGACTCCATGACCGCCGGCGGCATCCTGCCCTGCATCCTCGGCACCATCTACTTGAGCCTCGGCACCATGGCCGTGGCCTTTCCCCTCGGCGTGGCCTCGGCCGTCTACTTAAACGAATACGCCACCCCGGGCCGGACCCTGCGGCTCATCCGCCTTGGCATCAACAATCTGGCCGGCGTGCCGTCGGTGGTCTTCGGCCTTTTCGGCCTGGCGTTTTTCGTCACCTTCTTTGGCCTGGGCGTCAGCCTCCTCTCCGGCATCCTGACCCTTTCGATCCTGGTCCTGCCGGTCATCATCGGCACGGCCGAAGAGGCGCTCAAAGCCGTGCCCCAGACCTACCGCGAGGCCTCGCTCGGCCTTGGGGCCACCAAGTGGCAGACCATCCGGCTGGTGGTCCTGCCGGCGGCCATGCCGGGCATGCTGACCGGGGCCATCCTCGGCCTGTCCCGGGTGGCCGGCGAGACCGCGGCCATCATGTTCACGGCGGCCGTCTTTTTCACGCCCTACCTCCCGACCAACCTGACCGACTCGGTCATGGCCCTGCCGTACCACATCTACGTCCTGGCCACGGCCGGCACGGACATCGACAAGACCCGGCCCCTCCAGTACGGCACGGCCCTGGTGCTCATCGTCCTGGTCCTCGGCATGAACCTCGGAGCCATCCTCTACCGGGCCAAGCTGCAAAAAAAGCGCTAG
- the rpe gene encoding ribulose-phosphate 3-epimerase — protein MTAPFILSPSLLSADFSRLADELAALAAAGLTWAHLDVMDGLFVPNITFGPPVIAALRRVSSLYFDTHLMIERPERYLAAFRDAGADLICVHAEATVHLERTVAEIRRLGAAPAVALNPATHLSAVEYLLPELDMVLIMTVNPGFGGQSFLPFCLEKVRTLSAMRRERGLSFRIQVDGGVTPGNTAALVAAGADVLVSGSAFFGHPPYKERLDVFHAAAATQAS, from the coding sequence ATGACCGCACCGTTTATCCTTTCGCCGTCGCTTTTATCCGCGGACTTCAGCCGCCTGGCCGACGAACTGGCCGCGCTCGCGGCCGCCGGCCTCACCTGGGCCCACCTGGACGTCATGGACGGGCTTTTTGTGCCCAACATCACCTTCGGCCCGCCGGTCATCGCCGCCCTGCGCCGCGTCAGCTCCCTTTATTTCGACACCCACCTCATGATCGAGCGGCCGGAACGGTATCTTGCGGCCTTTCGCGACGCCGGGGCCGACCTCATCTGCGTCCACGCCGAGGCCACCGTCCACCTGGAGCGCACGGTGGCCGAAATCCGGCGCCTGGGCGCGGCCCCGGCCGTGGCGCTCAATCCGGCCACCCACCTTTCGGCCGTGGAATACCTCCTGCCCGAGCTCGACATGGTCCTCATCATGACCGTCAACCCCGGGTTCGGCGGCCAGTCGTTTCTTCCCTTCTGCCTGGAGAAGGTCCGGACCCTCTCGGCCATGCGCCGGGAGCGGGGCCTTTCCTTCCGCATCCAGGTGGACGGCGGCGTGACCCCGGGCAACACCGCCGCCCTGGTCGCGGCCGGGGCCGACGTGCTGGTGTCCGGCTCGGCCTTTTTCGGCCATCCGCCTTACAAGGAGCGTCTGGATGTCTTTCACGCGGCGGCAGCGACGCAGGCCTCGTAA
- the pstC gene encoding phosphate ABC transporter permease subunit PstC: protein MALSRKTKDRLIQNAFFLTALSSIVALALIMIYLFAEGLPIFKDVSVLDFLFGNLWYPTSDPPEFGIFPLIVASLSVTLVSSAIAIPLGVMTAIYLAEIASRKTRDIFKPIVELLAALPSVVIGFFGMVVVAPFLQETFDLATGLNLFNASIMLAFMSVPTICSVSEDAIYAVPRELKEASLALGATHFETITKVVLPASLSGISTAVMLGMSRAIGETMVVLMVAGGAAIIPTSIFSAVRPMPSSIAAEMAEASFRGDHYRALFAIGIVLFLFTLVFNLVASHVSEKHKQVGAATL, encoded by the coding sequence ATGGCCCTTTCGCGCAAGACCAAGGACCGCCTGATCCAAAACGCCTTTTTCCTGACCGCCCTGTCGTCCATCGTGGCCCTGGCGCTGATCATGATCTACCTCTTTGCGGAGGGGCTGCCGATCTTCAAGGACGTCTCGGTCCTGGACTTCCTGTTCGGCAACCTGTGGTATCCCACCTCCGATCCGCCGGAATTCGGCATTTTCCCCCTGATCGTGGCCTCGCTGTCGGTCACGCTGGTCTCCTCGGCCATCGCCATCCCGCTTGGCGTCATGACCGCCATCTACCTGGCCGAGATCGCCAGCCGCAAGACCCGCGACATTTTCAAGCCCATCGTCGAGCTGCTGGCCGCCCTGCCGTCGGTGGTCATCGGCTTTTTCGGCATGGTGGTGGTGGCGCCGTTTCTCCAGGAGACCTTCGACCTGGCAACAGGCCTCAACCTTTTCAACGCCTCCATCATGCTGGCCTTCATGTCCGTGCCGACCATCTGCTCCGTGTCCGAGGACGCCATCTACGCCGTGCCCCGGGAGCTCAAGGAAGCCTCCCTGGCCCTGGGGGCCACGCACTTCGAGACCATCACCAAGGTGGTGCTGCCGGCGTCCTTGTCCGGCATCTCCACGGCCGTCATGCTCGGCATGTCCCGGGCCATCGGCGAGACCATGGTCGTCCTCATGGTGGCCGGCGGCGCGGCCATCATCCCGACCTCGATTTTTTCCGCGGTCCGGCCCATGCCGTCGAGCATCGCGGCGGAGATGGCCGAGGCGTCCTTCCGCGGCGACCACTACCGGGCCCTCTTCGCCATCGGCATCGTGCTGTTTCTTTTCACCCTGGTCTTCAACCTCGTGGCCAGCCACGTGTCCGAAAAGCACAAGCAGGTCGGCGCGGCCACGCTGTAG
- a CDS encoding phosphate ABC transporter substrate-binding protein, translated as MKKLIGIVAACLMIASTAFADTTIKVDGSTTVLPIMQKVVEAYMKAHPDVKISVSGGGSGNGIKSLIDGATDIAMASRAMEQKEIDLAKTKNVNPNQIVCAIDAIVPVVNPGNKLAEITTAQLKDLYTGKITSWKDLGGEGPVVVISRDTSSGTYETWEGLVMKKERVFPGALMQASSGAVVQAVSKNKNAIGYVGIGYLDASTKGLKVDGIEATAENAKSKKYPVSRDLYLYTNGAPSGAAKGLVDFLLGAEGQKLVKEAGFVPLN; from the coding sequence GTGAAAAAACTGATTGGCATCGTAGCCGCGTGTCTCATGATCGCTTCCACCGCCTTTGCCGACACCACCATCAAGGTCGACGGTTCCACCACCGTGCTGCCCATCATGCAGAAAGTGGTCGAGGCCTATATGAAGGCCCACCCGGATGTGAAGATTTCCGTGTCCGGCGGCGGCTCGGGCAACGGCATCAAGTCGCTCATCGACGGCGCCACCGACATCGCCATGGCCTCGCGCGCCATGGAGCAGAAGGAAATCGACCTGGCCAAGACCAAAAACGTCAACCCCAACCAGATCGTCTGCGCCATCGACGCCATCGTGCCCGTCGTCAATCCGGGCAACAAGCTGGCCGAGATCACCACCGCCCAGCTCAAGGACCTCTACACGGGCAAGATCACCAGCTGGAAGGATCTTGGCGGCGAGGGTCCGGTGGTCGTCATTTCCCGCGACACCTCGTCGGGCACCTACGAGACCTGGGAAGGTCTGGTCATGAAAAAGGAACGCGTCTTCCCGGGCGCGCTGATGCAGGCCTCGAGCGGCGCGGTGGTCCAGGCCGTCAGCAAGAACAAGAACGCCATCGGCTACGTGGGCATCGGCTACCTCGACGCCTCCACCAAGGGCCTCAAGGTCGACGGCATCGAAGCCACTGCGGAAAACGCCAAGTCCAAGAAGTACCCCGTCTCCCGCGACCTGTACCTCTACACCAACGGCGCCCCCTCCGGCGCGGCCAAGGGCCTGGTCGACTTCCTGCTCGGCGCCGAAGGCCAGAAGCTGGTCAAGGAAGCCGGTTTCGTTCCCCTCAACTAG